DNA sequence from the Thiosulfativibrio zosterae genome:
TTAAGTCGAGCAAAATCATACGATAACCTTAAAAGGGCTTGGCCAGCAATTTGCGTGGCCCAAGGTTTTGAGCAATGCGTTTTAAAACAAGCCATAAGGCGATATAAGACAAGGTAATGCCAATCAACCAAACCGCCGCGGTGTTGGGGTGTTGAGAATAGGTCATGGCTTGGTAAAAACCTACCGACAGCGTATACCCTAAAAATAGACTCCAACCGGCACTGAAGCTGACCCAGCGCCATCCCAGTTCCTGTTTAATGGCTCCTAAGGTGGCCACACAAGGGAAGTAAAGCAACACTAAAATCAAATAGGCATAGGCCGCAATGTCGCCACCAAAATATTTGGCCATTTTTTCGATGGTGGTGAGAGAAACATCCAGTTCTGCGGCAACCGCTTTGATGTCTTGCACAGTGTCGATATTTTCAAGTCCCAATGGATCGTTTAAGTTGGTCACGATACCGCCAATATTGGCGGGTAAGGTGGCAAAGGCTTCTAACAGTGCCCCCCCCAAAATCATAGGGTTCAGGGGTTTCAGGCTTAGCAGGATGGTCAATGTTTTTATACAGAGAATCCAGCGCACCCACCACCACTTCTTTGGCGAGGAGTCCAGTAATCAGACCCACGGTGGCAGGCCAGTTTTCTTCGGTAATGCCAAGCGGTTCAACCAATGGGGTCGCGGTTTTGGCGACCGTGCTTAAAACCGAGTTGGATTGATTGTCGTTGCCAAAGCTACCATCTGTGCCCATGCTGTTAAAGAAGTTCAAAATTAGCACGATGATGACGATAATTTTGCCGGCATCCATCACAAAACCACGCAGTTTGTTTTTGGTGTTTAAGACCACATTCAGTACCGCGGGTTTGTGATAAATCGGAAGTTCCATCAAAAGCGGCGGTGCTTCGCCAGGAAGTAGCGTGTGTTTAAGCACCCAAGCGGTTGCGACCGCTGCCAAAATGCCCAGTAAATAGAGTGAGAAAACTAACAGTGCGGCGTGTTCGGTGAAGAAAGCTGTGGCAAATAAAATATAAACCGTTAAGCGCGCACTGCAAGACATAAAGGGCGCCATCATGGCCGTCATAATGCGGTCGCGGGCATCGGGCAAGGTGCGGGTAGCTAATACGGCAGGCACATTGCAACCAAAGCCGACAACCAACGGAATAAAGGCTTGCCCAGACAGTCCCAAGGCTCGCATGGCACGGTCCATAATCAAGGCGGCGCGTTGCATATAGCCAGTTTCTTCTAGGATGGATAAAAATAAAAACAGTGCTCCGATGACCGGGATAAAGGTAGCCACCACTTGAATACCTGCCCCAATACCATTGGCTAAAAGGGCAATGACCCATTCTGGCGCAGAAACCGATTGTAGCAATGCGGTCGGACCATCCACAAATAAGGCTTGAGCACCCAAATCAAAAAAATCAATAAACGCATTGCCCACGGTAATGGATAGGGCGAACACCAGATACATTACCCCAAAAAATATCGGCATTCCCCAAATCGGGTGCAAAGCCCAGTGGTCCATCACATCGGTGGTATTGCGGGTGAATTTATCGGTGTGGATTAAGCTGGCATGACTGGCATCATGCGCAAATTGAAAATACAAATCTGCGGCAATCAATGCAAGGTCTTCATCGTAATGCTGCTCAAGTTTTTGCTTTTCGGCTTCGGCATAGCTGCGAATTTCTAAGGGCGCTAAATGCGGTTTGATCAGCGTTTGCAGTGTTTTCCAGCAAGACTCTTCGGTTTTGGGTTGTAGGTCACGGATGTTATGCACCGAATGATGCAGGGTTTCGGGCAAATCAAAGTGCAAACTAGACTTATGATTCAGTAAGCTGGGCAGTTTTTGTTTGAGTTTATCCAGCCCTTGATTAAAGTAAGCCGAAATCGGAATCACTGGGCAACCGAGTTTTTCCGCTAAGAGGTCAACATCAATTTTCAGGTGGCGCTCTTTGAGCATATCCATGCG
Encoded proteins:
- a CDS encoding nucleoside recognition domain-containing protein, which codes for MTNLNDPLGLENIDTVQDIKAVAAELDVSLTTIEKMAKYFGGDIAAYAYLILVLLYFPCVATLGAIKQELGWRWVSFSAGWSLFLGYTLSVGFYQAMTYSQHPNTAAVWLIGITLSYIALWLVLKRIAQNLGPRKLLAKPF
- the feoB gene encoding ferrous iron transport protein B: MTVKPNRKLSQKTTFQIGLIGNPNCGKTTLFNRLTGAQQTTGNWPGVTVEQKHGHFKVNQDNYKLIDLPGVYSLENSSHSGLDEKVACDFLQCQPVDLILNVVDATSLERQLFLTAQLLHMGLPVVVVLNRMDMLKERHLKIDVDLLAEKLGCPVIPISAYFNQGLDKLKQKLPSLLNHKSSLHFDLPETLHHSVHNIRDLQPKTEESCWKTLQTLIKPHLAPLEIRSYAEAEKQKLEQHYDEDLALIAADLYFQFAHDASHASLIHTDKFTRNTTDVMDHWALHPIWGMPIFFGVMYLVFALSITVGNAFIDFFDLGAQALFVDGPTALLQSVSAPEWVIALLANGIGAGIQVVATFIPVIGALFLFLSILEETGYMQRAALIMDRAMRALGLSGQAFIPLVVGFGCNVPAVLATRTLPDARDRIMTAMMAPFMSCSARLTVYILFATAFFTEHAALLVFSLYLLGILAAVATAWVLKHTLLPGEAPPLLMELPIYHKPAVLNVVLNTKNKLRGFVMDAGKIIVIIVLILNFFNSMGTDGSFGNDNQSNSVLSTVAKTATPLVEPLGITEENWPATVGLITGLLAKEVVVGALDSLYKNIDHPAKPETPEPYDFGGGTVRSLCHLTRQYWRYRDQLKRSIGT